The following coding sequences lie in one Babylonia areolata isolate BAREFJ2019XMU chromosome 7, ASM4173473v1, whole genome shotgun sequence genomic window:
- the LOC143283718 gene encoding F-box/LRR-repeat protein 21-like — MADNTTMMASAADVCDQETDTQYDFSCLPETVWVKVFEYLSLSDQYHVSTTCHNLYNVFNHPSNWKSAKLFAVGGDHNFSLTYSFLSDKFRIIVDKFGHFFQRLTVSFNGHLVRMQDDFREILIHMSQVCRLEHLVLEVGLMTSDFHLYGLRPQQEDVQSILMLVATAFRLKKIEILSWPMFPEIFNTAEVNVFEVMKKNAKLESLKSLSLFWMKNKQWSERMPLLPSPSYTFSLISHFRFLQHLAVRSPMLSDDLIQELASISRARLVTLKILVSYVAQDPKHSLPEISSSSWAALVRRSPRLAVEIAVMSRVPDVDMGAILRPEVPLTDFMILKYARCSEALVYSLREKFKNSLQSFICYHDPSDCDKELLRLVESCRNLHTLVFHGQIHHSRLMAIVKQRESWKHFEVIENNIMTESAGEEFDDDTVVGQGAGGDLVLVSLLRFHGQQTEEEREELMNALKAEVSKRIGYGWKPSSS, encoded by the coding sequence ATGGCAGATAACACCACCATGATGGCTTCTGCAGCTGATGTATGTGACcaagagactgacacacagtatGACTTCAGTTGTCTCCCTGAAACAGTATGGGTGAAAGTTTTTGAATACCTCTCCTTGTCAGACCAGTATCATGTCTCCACAACATGCCACAACCTTTACAATGTATTCAATCATCCGTCAAACTGGAAGTCTGCAAAACTCTTTGCTGTTGGTGGAGATCACAATTTCAGCTTGACCTACTCATTTTTGAGTGACAAATTTAGAATTATTGTGGACAAATTTGGGCACTTTTTCCAGCGATTGACAGTGTCATTTAATGGACATCTGGTCCGAATGCAGGATGATTTCAGAGAAATTCTCATTCATATGTCTCAGGTTTGTCGGCTAGAGCACTTAGTGCTTGAGGTTGGACTCATGACATCAGATTTCCATCTTTATGGTCTTCGTCCCCAACAAGAAGATGTTCAGAGCATTTTAATGCTTGTAGCCACAGCATTCCGCTTGAAGAAGATTGAAATCCTTTCCTGGCCAATGTTCCCAGAAATCTTTAATACTGCTGAGGTCAATGTGTTTGAGGTCATGAAAAAAAACGCCAAGTTGGAAAGTCTGAAATCGCTCAGCCTATTTTGGATGAAGAATAAACAGTGGTCGGAGCGAATGCCCCTGCTTCCCTCCCCTTCGTATACGTTCTCACTCATTTCACACTTCCGCTTTTTGCAGCATTTAGCTGTTCGATCTCCGATGCTGAGTGATGATCTCATCCAAGAGCTAGCATCTATATCAAGGGCAAGACTTGTCACTCTGAAAATCCTGGTGTCGTACGTAGCACAGGATCCCAAACACTCTCTTCCTGAAATTTCTTCTTCCTCATGGGCAGCCCTTGTGAGAAGGAGTCCCAGACTGGCTGTGGAGATTGCAGTAATGTCACGGGTACCTGATGTCGACATGGGAGCCATTCTCAGACCAGAGGTCCCATTGACTGATTTCATGATCCTCAAATACGCACGCTGTTCAGAAGCCTTGGTATATTCTTTGAGAGAGAAGTTCAAGAACTCCCTCCAGTCTTTCATCTGCTACCATGACCCATCAGACTGTGACAAAGAGTTGTTGAGACTCGTGGAAAGCTGTAGAAATTTGCACACCCTTGTTTTTCATGGACAGATCCACCACAGCAGACTCATGGCTATAGTGAAGCAGCGTGAGAGTTGGAAGCACTTTGAAGTTATCGAGAACAACATCATGACAGAATCTGCAGGGGAAGAATTTGATGATGACACAGTGGTTGGTCAGGGTGCTGGCGGTGATTTGGTCTTGGTCAGTCTCCTGCGCTTCCATGGGCAGCAGACTGAAGAAGAGCGTGAAGAGCTGATGAATGCTCTGAAAGCTGAGGTTTCCAAGAGGATTGGCTATGGTTGGAAACCTTCGTCATCATga
- the LOC143283719 gene encoding RING finger protein 150-like — translation MAWILKSMLMILCMRMGEAGLSIKEAKLLDKAAEISVSMMDTSSGRPYNTTYMFGVFGENSLKVPASGQLVHVRSEGNVNDGCNDYNHDLPTHDWVALIERGTCYFNDKVRTATKQYNASAVVIYNNQPSNHLVMMHSSVKDEVYVFVAQSYGRQLALLVDNGVHVQVNITAVDVSSASIGLYVTSTRSSLLVSLAAASMLLCREL, via the exons ATGGCTTGGATACTGAAGAGCATGCTGATGATCTTGTGCATGAGGATGGGGGAGGCCGGTCTGAGTATTAAGGAAGCGAAACTGTTGGACAAAGCGGCCGAGATTTCAGTGTCGATGATGGACACCAGTTCAGGCCGTCCATACAACACCACCTACATGTTCGGGGTCTTCGGCGAAAACAGTCTCAAAGTGCCTGCGTCAG GTCAGCTGGTGCACGTGCGTTCCGAAGGCAACGTCAACGACGGGTGCAACGACTACAACCACGACCTGCCCACCCACGACTGGGTGGCCCTGATAGAGCGAGGCACCTGCTACTTCAATGATAAGGTGCGGACCGCCACCAAGCAGTACAATGCCTCCGCGGTCGTTATCTACAACAACCAGCCCTCCAATCATCTCGTCATGATGCACAGCAGTG TGAAGGAcgaggtgtatgtgtttgtggcgCAGTCCTACGGACGCCAGCTGGCACTGCTGGTGGACAACGGTGTGCACGTGCAGGTGAACATCACAGCGGTTGACGTATCTTCCGCTTCCATCGGCCTTTATGTGACCTCCACCCGCTCCTCCCTCCTCGTCAGTCTGGCTGCTGCCAGTATGCTGTTGTGTCGGGAGCTGTAG